Proteins from a single region of Sphingopyxis sp. BSN-002:
- a CDS encoding aspartate aminotransferase family protein, whose protein sequence is MRGDNDQLAAFWMPFTANRAYKANPRQLVSASGMYYRSSDGREILDGTAGLWCSNAGHCRPEITEAIAKAAATLDFAPTFQLGHPLPFELAQRLAELMPEGLDRIFFANSGSESVDTALKIALNIQRAKGQGTRTRLIGRERGYHGTGFGGISIGGLVNNRRAFGGGLPGVDHIRHTHDIERNAFTRGFPQHGAELADDLQRLVDLHGADTIAAVIVEPMAGSTGVLIPPVGYLQRLREICDRHGIILIFDEVITAFGRVGGATASETWGVTPDIITMAKGLTNAAVPMGAVAVRRELHDAVIDSVPGGIELFHGYTYSGHPLASAAGLATLDLYARDGLLDRATELAAYWEDAAHSLKGRPHVIDIRTIGLVAGIELEPRPGAPTARAMELFHACFDNGLLVRATGDIIALSPPLIVAKEQIDEMFGKIADLLDTIG, encoded by the coding sequence ATGAGGGGTGACAACGACCAGCTGGCGGCATTCTGGATGCCGTTCACCGCGAACCGCGCGTACAAGGCGAACCCGCGCCAGCTCGTCTCGGCGAGCGGTATGTATTACCGGTCGAGCGACGGGCGCGAAATCCTCGATGGCACCGCGGGCCTGTGGTGCAGCAATGCCGGTCACTGTCGGCCCGAGATTACCGAAGCGATTGCGAAAGCCGCTGCTACGCTCGACTTTGCGCCGACCTTTCAGCTCGGGCATCCATTGCCCTTCGAGCTGGCGCAGCGCCTTGCCGAACTGATGCCCGAAGGGCTTGATCGCATCTTCTTCGCCAACAGCGGATCGGAGTCGGTCGACACCGCGCTGAAGATCGCGCTCAACATCCAGCGGGCAAAGGGGCAGGGGACGCGGACCCGGCTGATCGGGCGCGAGCGCGGTTATCATGGGACAGGATTCGGCGGGATCAGCATCGGCGGGCTCGTCAACAATCGCCGCGCGTTCGGCGGCGGGCTGCCGGGGGTCGATCACATCCGCCACACCCACGACATCGAACGCAACGCCTTCACGAGGGGTTTTCCGCAGCATGGTGCCGAACTGGCCGACGACCTTCAGCGGCTCGTCGACCTGCACGGCGCCGACACGATCGCGGCTGTGATCGTGGAGCCAATGGCGGGCTCGACGGGCGTCCTGATTCCGCCCGTCGGCTACCTCCAGCGGCTGCGTGAAATTTGCGACCGGCACGGCATCATCCTGATTTTCGACGAGGTGATCACCGCTTTCGGCCGCGTCGGCGGCGCGACCGCATCGGAAACCTGGGGCGTCACGCCCGACATCATCACGATGGCCAAGGGCCTGACCAACGCCGCGGTGCCGATGGGGGCGGTCGCGGTGAGGCGCGAGTTGCACGACGCGGTGATCGACAGCGTGCCCGGCGGGATCGAGCTGTTCCATGGCTATACCTATTCGGGCCATCCGCTGGCGAGTGCGGCGGGTCTCGCGACGCTCGATCTCTATGCGCGCGACGGACTGCTCGACCGCGCGACCGAACTCGCCGCCTATTGGGAAGATGCCGCGCACAGCCTGAAAGGCCGCCCCCATGTCATCGACATCCGGACCATCGGCCTTGTCGCCGGTATCGAACTCGAACCACGGCCCGGAGCGCCGACCGCGCGCGCGATGGAGCTGTTCCATGCCTGTTTCGACAACGGGCTGCTGGTGCGCGCGACGGGCGATATCATCGCGCTTTCGCCGCCGCTGATCGTCGCGAAGGAACAGATCGACGAGATGTTCGGCAAGATCGCTGACCTGCTGGACACGATCGGCTGA
- a CDS encoding glutamine synthetase family protein: MSVNLEQWISDHKIDEVECIVPDINGVQRGKVLPAKKFLSSVKDKSLRIPGSVFICTIDGHYPEDIDDIWDKDPDKILIADPSTICVAPGFTSPTAFVIADAFNGDGTEVDIAPRTILKKVLGLYADKGWKPIIAPEVEFYLVSQNADPDFPLTPPVGQSGRSESASQPYGLEAMNEYEDIIDHIYDDCELMGLDIDTMIHEMGAAQLEVNFEHGDPLRLADEVFLFKRVVRNVAKQHDVYATFMANPMAGQPGSAMHIHQSVVDISTGKNLFSTANGRDSAAFRSYVAGLIRFMPQISPMWAPNVNSFRRMRPDSAAPINVQWGIDNRSCGFRVPVSDKANRRVENRLPGADSNPYLAIAASLVCGYIGMIDRMVPPQPITGSAYNRARTLPRTLEAALDRFSSCKKVRNLLGDDFFEIFFAVKDYELFNYQSVVSSWEREHLLMRV; the protein is encoded by the coding sequence ATGTCAGTCAATCTGGAACAATGGATCAGCGACCATAAAATCGACGAAGTCGAATGTATCGTCCCCGACATCAACGGGGTTCAGCGCGGCAAGGTTCTGCCCGCCAAGAAGTTCCTCTCCTCGGTCAAGGACAAGTCGCTCCGCATCCCGGGCAGCGTCTTCATCTGCACGATCGACGGCCACTATCCCGAAGACATCGACGATATCTGGGACAAGGATCCCGACAAGATACTGATCGCCGACCCGAGCACGATCTGCGTCGCGCCCGGCTTCACCTCGCCGACCGCCTTCGTCATAGCCGACGCCTTCAACGGCGACGGGACCGAGGTCGATATCGCGCCGCGCACGATCCTGAAGAAGGTGCTCGGCCTCTATGCGGACAAGGGCTGGAAACCGATCATCGCGCCCGAGGTCGAATTCTACCTCGTCTCGCAGAATGCCGACCCCGACTTCCCGCTGACGCCGCCCGTAGGCCAGTCGGGGCGGAGCGAGAGCGCCAGCCAGCCTTACGGGCTGGAAGCGATGAACGAATATGAGGATATCATCGACCATATCTATGACGATTGCGAGCTGATGGGGCTCGATATCGACACGATGATCCATGAAATGGGCGCCGCGCAGCTCGAGGTCAATTTCGAGCATGGCGATCCGCTGCGCCTCGCCGACGAAGTTTTCCTGTTCAAGCGCGTCGTGCGCAACGTCGCGAAGCAGCACGACGTCTATGCGACCTTCATGGCGAACCCGATGGCGGGCCAGCCGGGCAGCGCGATGCACATCCACCAGTCGGTCGTCGACATCTCCACCGGCAAGAATCTCTTTTCGACCGCGAACGGCCGCGACAGTGCGGCGTTCCGTTCGTACGTCGCCGGGCTCATCCGCTTCATGCCGCAGATCTCGCCGATGTGGGCGCCGAACGTGAACAGCTTCCGCCGGATGCGCCCCGACAGCGCCGCGCCGATCAACGTCCAGTGGGGCATCGACAACCGGAGCTGCGGCTTCCGCGTGCCGGTGTCGGACAAGGCCAATCGCCGCGTCGAAAACCGTCTGCCCGGCGCCGACAGCAATCCTTATCTGGCGATCGCCGCCTCGCTCGTCTGCGGTTACATCGGGATGATCGACCGCATGGTTCCGCCGCAGCCCATCACCGGCAGCGCCTATAACCGCGCGCGCACCCTGCCCCGCACGCTCGAGGCGGCGCTCGACCGCTTCAGCTCGTGCAAGAAGGTCCGCAATCTGCTCGGCGACGATTTCTTCGAAATCTTCTTCGCGGTGAAGGATTATGAGCTGTTCAACTATCAGTCGGTGGTGTCGAGCTGGGAGCGCGAACATCTGCTGATGCGGGTCTGA